A DNA window from Nitrospira sp. contains the following coding sequences:
- a CDS encoding Putative Carboxymethylenebutenolidase (Evidence 3 : Putative function from multiple computational evidences; MaGe:77308423), producing the protein MTTTHSAPFTLNQIGTGIARFPSGVPIPTHSDAMVDPYIKTRMPKEVQVETILFWPQQEKTLFPSLVLLHDRWGLTGQIKDLGARLACEGYVVVIPNLYGRIGGMVTANDEVGEALMAKIDETLVLRDINSCCEFLNTKDFTKRNIHGVVGYGMGASLALRFATQRKRLRATVAYYGKMFQPRELMKDAVSPILYHQAGRDTWATADHADHLRAAAAEYGKKVEIATYPDAPHAFCNEMRPDSYRADTTATAWERSALFLKTCFQGT; encoded by the coding sequence ATGACCACGACACATTCGGCGCCGTTCACGTTAAATCAAATCGGAACAGGCATCGCCCGGTTTCCGAGCGGCGTGCCGATCCCAACCCATAGCGATGCGATGGTAGACCCGTACATCAAGACTCGCATGCCGAAAGAAGTGCAGGTCGAAACGATCCTCTTTTGGCCACAGCAGGAAAAAACTCTTTTCCCAAGTCTTGTGCTGCTGCACGACCGATGGGGATTGACCGGGCAAATCAAGGATCTTGGCGCCCGCCTGGCCTGTGAAGGCTACGTGGTGGTGATTCCCAATCTTTATGGCAGAATCGGCGGCATGGTCACCGCCAACGACGAAGTCGGCGAGGCCCTCATGGCGAAGATCGACGAGACGCTGGTGCTGCGGGACATCAATTCCTGCTGCGAATTCCTCAACACCAAAGATTTCACGAAACGGAACATCCATGGAGTGGTCGGCTATGGCATGGGAGCCTCGCTGGCGCTCCGCTTCGCGACCCAACGGAAGCGATTGCGCGCGACGGTGGCGTACTATGGAAAAATGTTCCAGCCTCGGGAGCTGATGAAAGACGCCGTCTCCCCGATCCTCTACCATCAAGCCGGGCGAGATACCTGGGCGACCGCGGACCATGCCGACCACTTGCGCGCCGCCGCCGCTGAATATGGTAAGAAAGTCGAGATCGCCACGTACCCCGATGCGCCGCATGCTTTTTGTAATGAAATGAGACCCGACTCCTATCGCGCGGATACCACCGCCACGGCCTGGGAACGCTCAGCTCTGTTTCTCAAAACCTGCTTCCAAGGAACCTAG